The following proteins are encoded in a genomic region of Arachis ipaensis cultivar K30076 chromosome B02, Araip1.1, whole genome shotgun sequence:
- the LOC107625260 gene encoding protein FAR1-RELATED SEQUENCE 9-like — MTVEDFEAEWAQAAADYGLQDTLWWNQVYGKKEMWANAFLCEKFCARYRTTSRCEGINSVCKNFLESKHSMLELVQNLELLVREYRNNELLAQFRSIYSESVLTTSLESLEHHAASVYTRAVFVDAKRELQSVFSVNFVGVRRSLTTKVYTVEEYGHPGRHIIVLCDKNMGKLECGCNFWKIQGFPCKHMFFVMKHEHLLTIPSSLVLKRWTKEAKSLDIYVEKTDDGGDRWFLLRHGALHSASRRLFFLGAQQVGLFVVALDGIHRLCATLESEFAKGVHPTNSKARGEIRDPIVVRTKGAPRGHKRKASKRQCANCNKPGHTKRTCTDRRPRRGKKARLDTFNSAEDEGQSEEVAELDATGSNDQTIVVEEVFGGGALHIP, encoded by the exons ATGACGGTTGAGGACTTTGAGGCAGAGTGGGCCCAGGCCGCAGCCGATTATGGCTTGCAGGACACACTGTGGTGGAACCAAGTTTATGGAAAAAAAGAGATGTGGGCAAACGCTTTCCTGTGCGAGAAATTCTGTGCCAGGTATCGGACAACATCACGATGCGAAGGGATAAATTCGGTGTGCAAGAATTTCCTTGAATCAAAACACAGTATGTTGGAGCTTGTTCAGAATCTAGAACTTCTTGTGCGGGAGTATAGGAACAATGAATTGCTGGCACAGTTCAGGTCTATTTATAGTGAATCGGTGCTAACAACCTCGTTAGAATCCCTTGAGCATCATGCTGCTTCTGTTTACACGAGAGCGGTATTTGTAGATGCTAAAAGGGAGCTTCAGAGTGTTTTTTCAGTTAATTTTGTTGGGGTGAGGAGGTCGTTGACCACGAAGGTGTACACAGTTGAGGAGTACGGTCATCCAGGCCGTCACATTATAGTTTTATGTGATAAGAACATGGGTAAATTAGAATGTGGTTGTAATTTTTGGAAAATTCAGGGGTTTCCATGCAAACATATGTTTTTCGTGATGAAGCATGAACACTTGTTGACAATACCTAGTAGTTTAGTGTTGAAGCGTTGGACCAAAGAAGCAAAATCATTAGACATCTACGTCGAGAAAACAGATGACGGGGGTGATAGATGGTTCTTGCTTCGCCATGGAGCACTTCATTCGGCGTCCCGACGGTTGTTCTTTTTAGGGGCCCAGCAGGTTGGGTTATTCGTTGTTGCTTTGGACGGGATTCACCGACTATGTGCAACCTTGGAATCAGAGTTCGCCAAAGGTGTCCATCCTACGAACTCTAAGGCACGGGGTGAAATTCGAGATCCTATTGTTGTGCGAACAAAGGGAGCACCAAGAGGTCATAAGAGGAAGGCGTCCAAGAGACAGTGTGCCAACTGCAACAAGCCGGGACATACTAAGAGGACTTGCACAGACAGAAGGCCTCGAAGGGGCAAAAAGGCCCGACTAGATACATTCAATTCGGCTGAGGACGAGGGACAAAGTGAGGAG GTGGCCGAACTGGACGCGACCGGATCCAATGATCAAACTATCGTGGTAGAAGAAGTGTTCGGAGGTGGGGCTCTTCACATACCGTAG